A segment of the Mastacembelus armatus chromosome 7, fMasArm1.2, whole genome shotgun sequence genome:
CACACTGTTCACTAAATCAGTCCTGAATGCACCACAAAAGCATCTGCCAGTAACCAAGTACTTTTACACAAGTTCATGTACTTTGCTTGAATATTTAGAATTTACATCTActccatttctctctcacacacacacgcaaacatgTCTGAGCCTTAGGGCTCTGAGCAGAGCTTTACTTCATGTACAGTACTTGCAGTACATTTTACAGTACTAATAATACTGATGTAGTATTAATGAGGATAGTGTGCAGATGtgaatttgtttctgtttttttgaaGAATAAAAGTGATTGTGAAAAATGTCCTGAGAGATTAAATTAATCTGAAACACTGatcaataaaatatgtttcactgtcactgacctgaataaagaagttagtgtttgtattttctgcagGATGAAGTCAAAAACCTGCAGCAATGATCAAATATTAATCAGCAGAGTCATGTGACCCAGGTctgccctgtgattggctgagacacatattgtgtttttatttattgtgaaataagaataaataaaagccaaacctctttactgtgaaatatttctctGAATCATGAGTCTCATACAAAGCTATTTCACAATGATCTCCAGTTAATCAATGTTCTGAGGTTTCAGTCGTGTCACATGGTCTTCTTTAGATGAATGCTATTAAAAATCTTAGTGTCTCCCAGTTTAtttcactgatgaaaacatTGTTTGTGCGGTAGGACAGAAGAACACGTCACTATGGACAGCGACAACAGCAAGACCAACAACAAGACCACCACCAACACCAACAGCAACAAGAGCAACAAGACCaccaacagcaacaataacacCAACAGAAACAAGACCACCAACAGCAACAGtaacaaaagcagcaacagcaacaagacCACCAACAATACCAACAGCAGCAagaccaccaccaccaacaataacaacagcaacaagACCACCAACAATACCAACAACAGCAACTAGACCACCAACagtaaaaaaatcaacagaaaCTGCATCACCAACAACgtcaacaacaacagcagtataaacaacaacagcaacaagcTGATGAAACTGCTGGATCAAGCGCAACAGGAGTAAAATTCACCAAACTCCGGTCAGACCTGACCTGGCTCATGCCGCCCCACATCCGGCCTCATCCCAGCAGCCATGGTGTCAGCGAACCCAGATTTTCACCTTTTACCGACGTGTTGGTGTTTTCGTCCTGGCCTGAGCGGAACAGACGCTGATGTGACTTAAAGACGCTTTTGTTCTCCTTGCTGTGCAAAACTGCCGACGAACCTTTAAATGCTCACATTTTAAATGGAATCTGGCCTGCGGGCTCCTCAGTGCGGGAGACCACTGACCTGTTTGCGGTCTTGGCGGGAGTCAGATGTCCGACCTGGATCACCCACACGTTTCCTCAGCTTACTCCGTACCTCCGGCAAGAACCGCACCTGCGGCTCCTCCGTCACATCATCCAGAGTCCAGCACAGAGTCCAGATCCGCAAAATCCAGACCCGCAGATCAGCTGATTGTCTCCAACCGCGGCTGGAGCTCTGACAGACACGAGGTGCGATTGATGATTGATTGAATGATTGATTGATGACGCTGATTGTCGCCTCGTGCAGCCGCTACGCGCCCGGAACCAAAGACCTGATCGGCGCGGCTGCAGCCGCTAATCGATCACCGCGGATCGATGATGCGATCGGATGAGGGGTCagtcttcatcctcctcctcaccgaCTCTGAATGAAGCTCCATCAGCACCTCGAGGCTCGTTCACCACACACCATGCCGCGGCCACGCACACGTTCACGCCCTCATTCGTGCGCGCTCATAGACTGTCAGCGTGGAGACAGATCGATGCGATCTGATCGAACCATCGACAATAAGTTTCACAGAAATGTGACAAacctggagaaaaaaagagatctGTGGTGAACACTACATGTTGGTTTGCTGATCACAGCTATAGACCAGGATCAGGATAAAAACACAAGCTGTCTGATTTTCAGGTGTTTGTcgtgaatgaataaaaaaaaaaagtttttgttcaACTGTGAGTTTCTGCAACAGATCTAAAGGGCTAAACTGGGAAATAATCCTCCTGCTGGCCAATATGTGCAGTATACACGTCCCCAGTACAAATAAAGGTCTAATTATGAAATCTGAGGTTTCTGTATTTTGCGCGGAGCTGATAGTGCTCACTACATTTCTGTGAGGCCAAGGAAGTTGCTGTTCTTGACTAAACCGATAGTCTGACACAGGGGCccctaataaactgactcagTCTGACACAGAGGTTCCTAGTAAAGTGACACCTGAGTTTACAACGTGAATCTTGCTGGAGGAGGATTTTCTATAATCACAAAGTTGTTAACAGCTCTAGAAAAGAACAGTAAATGGTTTATTTACCATTAAAATCAACATGTTCTGCTCTTGCATTAATGCTGTTATTAAAATGTAGGAGCTGATCTGATCTACACCTGGGATAGATGTGGTCTATCCAGAGGAATAGATAAAGGACGAATAGATCTGAGCAGCAGGGCATCCACAGCAGGAATGACAGACTCCATCACTAGTACTTGTGCGTATTTACTGACATTTAACACAGATACTAgtgaagaaagaaagtgaaattttaggaaaaaaaatgcagaattttttatatcaaaatacttttttacaAAAGGAAGTGGACTCGGTACAGCCAGTAAAAAATGCTCTAAAAATCTTTATTGTTTCAAAGAATATTCAcaaactggttttattttcaaacagcTGGAAATTCACCCACTGACCAATTGTGGTCACTGACAAAcactttaacagaagaaacaaagtgaaaaaaaaaaaacaaaccaaaaaaaacaataacaacaacaacaacaattttcttacaaacatttataaaaaaaaaatattttgatagTACAGACAGAAAATTATTCACAACAGAATTGGTTTATACTCCGCCCTCTGGCAGTGGCTCCACCCACAGTCACCATGACCTTTGGAATGACCTCTGCTACATGAATCTATCgttccattttccatttgaaaacCAAATGCTGTTGACGCTGTCTTTGCTTCTCAaccataacaaaaataaaacaaaaagggaaaaaaaaaaaaaaaaaaaaaaaaagagtgtccTGATTGGTCAATAATGTACAAATCTTACAAGTCTTTTATATTATTTCCTGTGGGACAGGAAGCTGTCAGCCCATCCTCCTGATCATTACGGTAACCAGGCACTGGGTAGTGATCAATCACTGTCCCTGTCAGGCCATCAGCTTCTTCTATTGGTCGGTTCTGAACTTCTTCTGTCCAACAGGTTTACTGAGAAGAAACATTCAGACAgttctgtcaaaataaaagccccagaatttttttaaacactCATTTTTAGGTTAAACTTACAAAGCCTCACGTAGATGATATCACATTAGTCTGAAGTTAGTGCTATGGGCTTACAAAGACCCTTTTTATGAGCTGATCTGATAAACTGTCATGTTTAAgtcagtaaatataaaaagttCTTACAAATCTGAAGCTCCTGGTCTCTTTGCTGCTGGTTTGACATCTTTACTGGTTTCTACAGGAAACATAGACCAATGAAAAATTTGTGATCCTTTCAGCTGTTtgaccacaaaacacaaagtctcACCTGGAtgtgctggagctgctgggTGTGGAGGCGGACTGGTTCTTACCTTGTAGCCACCGGACTTGCGTGGCTGGACCATAGCCCTTCTGGTTGCGAGCTGCGATGCGGAAGATGATGGCTGGCTTGGTGGTGTAGTCAATATGCGCATTGGCAAGGCTGGAGGCCTGGACCAAACAGGATGGGTTGGGGCCACAGTAGACCCTCATGAAGGCCAACTGGGCAGGACCAGAACCTGAGGAGGTGGCCTGGCTAGACTGGATGGCCAGATACACAGAGTACTCTATGACCTTTCCTGATGTAACTGCAGGGGGCTCCCAGGTGAGCTGAGCCCCGTCCAGGTTCTGCAAAACCAGAATAACAGATTGAAAACTTGGACTTGGTAACACAGCAGGTAAACCTGTGTTCAGTGCGAAAGGGCTGTGTGTCTCACCTTGCTGATCTTGATGGCACATGGTGCTCCGGGGAAACCGGGCAGGCACGTTTTAAACGCCGACACCTCAGAGAACGCCCCACGGCCACAGATGTTGATCCCTGCAACACGGAACTTATAGGCTGTCCCCGGCTGAAGCTCCACCTTCCTCATCCGACTGTAGTCAGGTACCACACCCGAGTCATCCTGTAGACACATCATCAATAACTGGGTCAGCAGCCATCACACCAAAATATGACAAGCAATTTGAAATCAATAAACAGATCAAACATATGTGCAGGCAAAAATTAAAAGCCTGCAAAATAAATtatgtataaatattttcatcacCCAACTGATGAAATTAACACTGCACGTGGAGGCCCCCCAAGTTGAGGTCAGGTCACTGGGGTAAAAACTCATCAGAGCGAGGAGTGAAATCAGGCTTCACCTCCTCCTGTCTGATCGAACCCCCGCTGTCACCCGGACTCTGACTGAGGAGCCTGTGttgaacataaaaatacaaagtgaAGCTCTTACGTCGATCACGTTGTCATCGTAGGGGACGTAGTAATGTGTGACCACCATGTTGGTGACTTTGACGATGCCAACGTCGTACCACTGACTCTCCTCTGACTTCACCTCAACACCCtgtttctgtgcacacacaaacatgtcagtgtgCTATTAATGTGCCGTAAGCACCCTGTCTGAGTCGCACTGCTTTGTGTCTCTCACCCCTGTGGCCGATGCGATGCCATTGGTCACCTCAGGCAGCATGGCAGGAGTTTCAGTCTTAGCTGGACTGGCTATCAGCGGGGCGGTGGGGCCAAATGTGCTGGCCAATCGGGCAACGGCGCTTGTTACCGCAGATGTTGTCAGTTCATGTACATTACTCTCTGCTGCTGGGTCATTCAGGCTGTCTGCTGGAGCAAGGCCCTCTGGGAAATAAGAgggtttattataaaaaaaaaaaaaaaaaataaataaataaataaaaaggggTTGCAGCAGGACATCAGTGCTCCTCTGAGGAAGGAACCAACAGCAATGGGCAAATACTATTAACTGCGATTAGATGACCTTTTGGCCTGTACCTGTGGGTACGTTGCTGTGCTGTGCTTCTGGTTGGTTGTGGAagttctgcagcagctgctgctggaccaaAGCTGCCAGCTCCTGCTGGGTTAGAACGATGGGGATGGACTGATCCACAGAGCCCTCTGTTTCACCTGCACATAATAGGACAGAGTGCAGCTTCAAACACAGATGATGACTTCCtctcacatttttatattacatcAAACTGTGGGTTTTCAGCCAAACATACTGGTCCAGGTGTTCTTGAGAACTACTGAATATTTTCAGAGAAGAGAATTCTGTAAATTCAAATTACCGATCTGTGCTGCTGCCTGCAACACTGCCTGTATCGTCACCTGCTGAGCTGCATCCTCTGTTGCAGTAGCAACAGCCAACTGATCCGGGGTGACCACCAGGGTTGTTGCCCTGGAAACCATCTCACCTCTGTCCTCTTCTGATGACATTAGTTCCTGAGGAAGGCCGCTGTCTGCGGTCTCCAACTGATGGGAGGAGTCAGAAGGGGACAAGCTGATTGGTTAATACTTTGAGCACCTATGAGTGCACCTGTACATCTATCTTTGTGAGGGCCAGCTGAGTTTTATACAATGGGGTTGAGGCAGTTTCTCCACACCGAGTGCATGTTGTGTGGCTTTAAAGGCCTGTTTGAGAGTGTAGACGTGGTTTAATGGTTCAGGTGAGGACCAAGTTCAGGTCAGGGTCAAGCATTGGGGGATATATTATGCTAATGAGGGTCCTCACAAAGAAAGAAGTGCAACTTTTCAGTGCGTTACCTGCACTGCCACCTTGTTGCAGTCTACATGAACCTGTAACACTGAAGTTGCTGATGACATCACATCCTCAGATTGGCTTTCTGTCTGCATAGGCtccaccccctcctcttcttctggcATCACTAAGGCAACAGTTTCAGAAGACTCTGCCCTGTCCTCACCAACCAATGAGGAGATCTTCTGCATGTACACAGAGGAGGGGAGAAGGATGAAGACAATGATGAGGAGGACAAGGATGAGTGACTTTCACTGAGAGACTCACAGGTATTGATGGTCCAGGTGTGGGTGTGGCTTGTGTAACCGTGGTAACAGCTCTGCTCTGATTCGCTGGGGCACTGGAGGAGGGGTCTGAGAAGGCAGGGTCTGTTGAGTCTCCCTGCAGACTGTTTCCACCCTGCTGAGCTGGAGACACAGTATAAGTGAGGTCACTTTGTGTACCTAGGGTAAATCCCAATTCCACTAATTGATTTCACATTTTGCTTGCTTGTGTCTTAGATGCAAGGATAGGGAACCAGAAAACATgctttaaagcaacactatgtaacttttgctcaGGGTTTCCCCCATCTGGTTGAGAAAAGAAattgtctgttaccagtgttgtaAATACTGTCACTGTATAAGCTTTCCCATGGGCAGCGCAATACACATGTATTTGTTAACTAAGCTGATGGAACCGGCGAATTCAGAGTCTAAGTCAGTCCGATATCAATTTATGTTTTGACTCATGTCCCATCActctttcttgttcttttcttcgCTTCCTCCGACAAAACCCTCTTTGATTTCTTCGCTGGCTCTGCCATTTGTTTTGAGAATTTCATCTTAGATCATTTTGTCTTATAGTTAGCTGTTGGCTAACACCCCAGGCTACGAGTAAAACACGTTATGTATGCCGTAAAGCAGGTCGCACTTAGGGTGTACCTGTAATTCGTTGTGTTGAACTAGCTGATCCTTAGTGAGTTTGAGAAACAGGGAGTCCCACCTCCCTGTTATTACACAGCCCTAAGATACTCCTGAAGAAtttgtgggtttgttttttgtttttattgttcgCAGTGTGTCAGCATGTTACCTGTAGCTGTGGTAGCAGTGTTGGTGGTTCCGGTTTCATGTGTCTCACATGGTGGATTAGAACACACCTGAAATCAGAAACAGTTAGTAAGGATCTACACACTTCAGCCCATCACCAGTAACTTACAGGTGTTTTTAGGTATCAACACCCACATATTCTTTCACCTGTCTGAGGCCTCCAACTCCAGCTGTGGTAGTAGTATTGGTGGTTCCTGTCTCATGAGTTTCACATGGTGGATTTGAACAGGTGGTCAGATGGACACCAGATGGAGATGCAGactgctgagctgaagtccgGTCAGAACTCACCTGTGGAGGAGAGGATAGAGGTTAGTGTTTCACCACTAAGTTTCAACACTCTTAAGCGCAGTGGATGTTTGACATGTGACAATAATTGCCAACACCAGCAGCATCCTTGTGTTTTTGGACTTCCTCAGTCAACAGAACAGCACTATCATCACATCCTTGTCATCACTGCCACCATCATCTCTGTTGTCGTCATCACCAACATCACCTCACCTGCAGCTTTTGGTTCATGCTGGCGGAGGCGACAGTGGCAGTGTTGGTCGTCCCCGTCTCATGTGTCTCACAAGGGGGGTTGGAACACACCCTGTTGTTATCACCGATGGTTGCCGTTGTGACACTGGCGGTGTTGGTGGTGCCAGTGTCGTGTGTCTCGCAGGGTGGGTTGGAGCAGACCAATGTGACTGTAAAACCATCAACACACCTGTATTAACTGTCTACAAAGGGTTTATATTATACCACATATCAGCTTAAATTCTACTGCACACTAATATCTGCAGATGTAATACAAGGTACAGTGACAATACTGGTTCTTGTACCTGTAGCAGCTGCAGTACCGCCTGTCTCCCCCTCTGCAACAGTAGTTGTGGTGGTACTTGTAGTACTTCCAAGATCTTCCGAAGTAGGAGAAGCCATGATGGACACGGGCAGATCCTGGACCAGTGGCTGAGCTTCTGCACCACTGGGAGTGGTGATCAGAGTCACCTGAAGAGCACAACATGCAGTATTACTACAATAGTAAAATATGATCTTATTCCAGTACTACTACAACACAGTAGAGTACAGTGCAACTGAATTACTACAGTACTATGCAATGGTACAGCAGTATTACTACTACATGTTGTTGCCATCTGACTGGCAATGTTTCACCTGTTTGGGTCCTTCTGATGCAGCAGTTGCTGTGGTAACCTGGCTGGCTAGCGTAGCAATGGTTGCCAGGCTGGTGATGGGGGTTGCCAGGGAAGCACTGGGGGCAGCAATGGCTCCACCTGCGACAGAGGTGGAGACACTTCCTGTTACTGTCCCCAGGCTGGACACACCTAGTGACAAAACACAGACGTGAATCTGTACAGAAGTTGTGTCCAGCTGAAGAACAGAATGAAGAAATGCCCCTTTAGTGTGTGCCCTACATGCAGCTCAGGTGTAACACACTTCAGGAGCCCCCCCACGAAGTGTTTACCTGTCGTTGCCTTGACAACTAGCGTGGCGACAGTTGGTTTAGTGCCAACAGCTCCCGATGACACTAGTCTGACTCCACTCATCGGGACAGTCCTGAGGATGGTACCAGGTGTACCTGGAGCTCCTTTCAGCACCACCTGAACAGGAGAACACATACACCTCCAGTGTAAACACTACCTGCATACATTCACTTATATGCAGCCAAAGATTACAGTTTCATAGCTCAGAAACTCAACTTTAACTATGATACCTGTGCATGAGCATTACCTGTGTGACCCCCTGCTGACCACCTGCAGAGATTTTGGGGACAGTGGTGATGATTTTTCCTGAAGTTCCTGGACTGACCACCTTAGTGGTCAGGAATGTAATTGGACTGTTTCCACCTGTAATGGTCAGAGCTTCACTCagtcataaatatatatatatatatatatattttttttttttaaatatgtgttcaACATTGCTTTTCCTGTACCTGTCCCTCCTTGCAACGCTGACAGTGGGATAGTCTTGATGATGGTGGTTCCAGGTTTAGAGGTTGTCGGGGAAACCCCCAAGATGGTGGGTTTGGTGGGCGTGGACCCAGTCTGCGTGGTGCTAAGGATGGTTGTCTGTTTACCATCTGCAGATGTCACCAATTTCAAGATGGTTCCTGCTGGGAGAGCACCCTTCgtctgcagcacagagagagacagagagacagagagacagagagacagagagacagagagacagagagacagagagacagagagacagagagacagagcgaCAGAGCGACAGAgcgacagagagacagagagacagagagacagagagacagagagacagagagacagagagacagagagacagagagacagatctCAGGTGTTAACATGAAACACTCCTTAGTAGAAGTCAGGGAATCTCAACCAGTACCTGAATGATCTGGGCGACTGGGCTGCTCCCAGCTTGACCAGTAACAGTTCCACTCTGAACTGGTTTGGTCTGGACCACGGACACCACTTTACCCAGATTACCAATGTTGCCAATCTGAAATAGACGCAGGAGTGATGTCATCATGTGTGTCAACGTTAAATTGATGGTGCGAGGCCACACCGAACAAGCAACATCACTCACCAGAGCTCCGGCTCCTCCCACACTGAGGGGACTGTTAACTAGAGTGATGGTCTTTGTGACTCCACCCACCACCGTGGTGACCACCTGAGCCTGTTGGGAGACTGTCACCGTGCCCGACTTATGGACCGTGATGATTGGTCGGCCGGGGTTTCCTGGGGTGGAAACTACAGAAGATCCACCcacctgagcagcagctgtctTTAACATCCGAGCGGCCGGGTTACTCAcctgacacagacagaaagacagtttTTAATGAATTCCCACAGTAATGATATATTTACGGTGGCGTTCAGCTCTGTGTTAATGatgcatgtgactgtgtgtgtgtgtaccatcGTGACAGGAGAGGCCACTTTGACCGGCAGACTGCTTGATCCTGGACTGACAGCCACTGTCTTTACTACTGTGGTTCCTGCAGGAACGTTCAGCACGGTTGCTGTGGATGGAGGGATCTTCTGAGTTGCTGCAGCCGCTGCTGCCAGCGCTGCCATACCGCTCATCTGAGGACTGTTGCCTATTGGCTGAAAGTAGACAGGATGGATGGAGAAATCAGAACAATGTTGCAATTTATTTCTGAACAAaactttcacaaaaaaaaaaacaaaaaacctttaGCCCAAATTTCAGTTACTTGAGAATTCAAGCATCTCACTGCCTTTATTGTTTGGAAGAACTCGCTCAGCGGTCATAGAGACTTGAGTTATCACATGACTTATATCAGCACATAACAAGTGGTCACTTAAGTCCCATACTTACTGACAACTGAACAAACTCCATATGTGGAGGACTGTCAAAGGATGTCACTGAAAACTCTGGAAAAGTTACAGTAACTGAACTTAGTGCTGAGACAAAGTAGAAACCCTCGAGCCCAATAAGAACAAAAAAGTTCTCCTCAGACCCTTCAGCGAAATTTCACTGTCTTCAGCTATGGATGGAGCTGCTCAGGTATAATGGAGACAGTTCTGGTTGAATTAGGTGACGTAATGTGGAACATGGTCACATGTCAACAAGTGAGGTGATAGTGGCACAACTCAAGGAAATGTGACTAAAAACTTTGGACCTGGAGATAAGAGGTAAGAAACAAATATCTCTTTACCGt
Coding sequences within it:
- the hcfc1b gene encoding host cell factor 1b isoform X3, yielding MASEPATPAVLQPRWKRVLGWTGPVPRPRHGHRAVAIKELMVVFGGGNEGIVDELHVYNTATNQWFIPAVRGDVPPGCAAYGFVCDGTRLLVFGGMVEYGKYSSDLYELQASRWEWKRLKAKAPKNGPLPCPRLGHSFSLIGNRCYLFGGLANDSEDPKNNIPRYLNDLYCLELRPGSNVVGWEIPVTLGQPPPPRESHTTVVTSGHRARLIIYGGMSGCRLGDLWVLNIDSLTWSKPTLSGTAPLPRSLHSATIINNKMYVFGGWVPLVMDDVKVATHEKEWKCTNTLACLNLDTMCWETVLMDSLEENIPRARAGHCSVAINSRLYIWSGRDGYRKAWNNQVCCKDLWYLETERPCAPSRVQLVRANTLSLDVSWGPSQTADTYLLQLQKYDIPSTPAATPPAASCSPNLSAAPGASSPKSPVAVTSANQPAPLSSITLVPSPTASVPVSSLAPTTKVPTVLKVAATPGTGGGASIVTVRQATSNPPVAMTTLPAGVRMVVPANPSQGTPIGNSPQMSGMAALAAAAAATQKIPPSTATVLNVPAGTTVVKTVAVSPGSSSLPVKVASPVTMVSNPAARMLKTAAAQVGGSSVVSTPGNPGRPIITVHKSGTVTVSQQAQVVTTVVGGVTKTITLVNSPLSVGGAGALIGNIGNLGKVVSVVQTKPVQSGTVTGQAGSSPVAQIIQTKGALPAGTILKLVTSADGKQTTILSTTQTGSTPTKPTILGVSPTTSKPGTTIIKTIPLSALQGGTALTITGGNSPITFLTTKVVSPGTSGKIITTVPKISAGGQQGVTQVVLKGAPGTPGTILRTVPMSGVRLVSSGAVGTKPTVATLVVKATTGGAIAAPSASLATPITSLATIATLASQVTTATAASEGPKQVTLITTPSGAEAQPLVQDLPVSIMASPTSEDLGSTTSTTTTTVAEGETGGTAAATVTLVCSNPPCETHDTGTTNTASVTTATIGDNNRVCSNPPCETHETGTTNTATVASASMNQKLQVSSDRTSAQQSASPSGVHLTTCSNPPCETHETGTTNTTTTAGVGGLRQVCSNPPCETHETGTTNTATTATAQQGGNSLQGDSTDPAFSDPSSSAPANQSRAVTTVTQATPTPGPSIPKISSLVGEDRAESSETVALVMPEEEEGVEPMQTESQSEDVMSSATSVLQVHVDCNKVAVQLETADSGLPQELMSSEEDRGEMVSRATTLVVTPDQLAVATATEDAAQQVTIQAVLQAAAQIGETEGSVDQSIPIVLTQQELAALVQQQLLQNFHNQPEAQHSNVPTEGLAPADSLNDPAAESNVHELTTSAVTSAVARLASTFGPTAPLIASPAKTETPAMLPEVTNGIASATGKQGVEVKSEESQWYDVGIVKVTNMVVTHYYVPYDDNVIDDDSGVVPDYSRMRKVELQPGTAYKFRVAGINICGRGAFSEVSAFKTCLPGFPGAPCAIKISKNLDGAQLTWEPPAVTSGKVIEYSVYLAIQSSQATSSGSGPAQLAFMRVYCGPNPSCLVQASSLANAHIDYTTKPAIIFRIAARNQKGYGPATQVRWLQETSKDVKPAAKRPGASDFKPVGQKKFRTDQ
- the hcfc1b gene encoding host cell factor 1b isoform X2; translated protein: MASEPATPAVLQPRWKRVLGWTGPVPRPRHGHRAVAIKELMVVFGGGNEGIVDELHVYNTATNQWFIPAVRGDVPPGCAAYGFVCDGTRLLVFGGMVEYGKYSSDLYELQASRWEWKRLKAKAPKNGPLPCPRLGHSFSLIGNRCYLFGGLANDSEDPKNNIPRYLNDLYCLELRPGSNVVGWEIPVTLGQPPPPRESHTTVVTSGHRARLIIYGGMSGCRLGDLWVLNIDSLTWSKPTLSGTAPLPRSLHSATIINNKMYVFGGWVPLVMDDVKVATHEKEWKCTNTLACLNLDTMCWETVLMDSLEENIPRARAGHCSVAINSRLYIWSGRDGYRKAWNNQVCCKDLWYLETERPCAPSRVQLVRANTLSLDVSWGPSQTADTYLLQLQKYDIPSTPAATPPAASCSPNLSAAPGASSPKSPVAVTSANQPAPLSSITLVPSPTASVPVSSLAPTTKVPTVLKVAATPGTGGGASIVTVRQATSNPPVAMTTLPAGVRMVVPANPSQGTPIGNSPQMSGMAALAAAAAATQKIPPSTATVLNVPAGTTVVKTVAVSPGSSSLPVKVASPVTMVSNPAARMLKTAAAQVGGSSVVSTPGNPGRPIITVHKSGTVTVSQQAQVVTTVVGGVTKTITLVNSPLSVGGAGALIGNIGNLGKVVSVVQTKPVQSGTVTGQAGSSPVAQIIQTKGALPAGTILKLVTSADGKQTTILSTTQTGSTPTKPTILGVSPTTSKPGTTIIKTIPLSALQGGTGGNSPITFLTTKVVSPGTSGKIITTVPKISAGGQQGVTQVVLKGAPGTPGTILRTVPMSGVRLVSSGAVGTKPTVATLVVKATTGVSSLGTVTGSVSTSVAGGAIAAPSASLATPITSLATIATLASQVTTATAASEGPKQVTLITTPSGAEAQPLVQDLPVSIMASPTSEDLGSTTSTTTTTVAEGETGGTAAATVTLVCSNPPCETHDTGTTNTASVTTATIGDNNRVCSNPPCETHETGTTNTATVASASMNQKLQVSSDRTSAQQSASPSGVHLTTCSNPPCETHETGTTNTTTTAGVGGLRQVCSNPPCETHETGTTNTATTATAQQGGNSLQGDSTDPAFSDPSSSAPANQSRAVTTVTQATPTPGPSIPKISSLVGEDRAESSETVALVMPEEEEGVEPMQTESQSEDVMSSATSVLQVHVDCNKVAVQLETADSGLPQELMSSEEDRGEMVSRATTLVVTPDQLAVATATEDAAQQVTIQAVLQAAAQIGETEGSVDQSIPIVLTQQELAALVQQQLLQNFHNQPEAQHSNVPTEGLAPADSLNDPAAESNVHELTTSAVTSAVARLASTFGPTAPLIASPAKTETPAMLPEVTNGIASATGKQGVEVKSEESQWYDVGIVKVTNMVVTHYYVPYDDNVIDDDSGVVPDYSRMRKVELQPGTAYKFRVAGINICGRGAFSEVSAFKTCLPGFPGAPCAIKISKNLDGAQLTWEPPAVTSGKVIEYSVYLAIQSSQATSSGSGPAQLAFMRVYCGPNPSCLVQASSLANAHIDYTTKPAIIFRIAARNQKGYGPATQVRWLQETSKDVKPAAKRPGASDFKPVGQKKFRTDQ
- the hcfc1b gene encoding host cell factor 1b isoform X1, which encodes MASEPATPAVLQPRWKRVLGWTGPVPRPRHGHRAVAIKELMVVFGGGNEGIVDELHVYNTATNQWFIPAVRGDVPPGCAAYGFVCDGTRLLVFGGMVEYGKYSSDLYELQASRWEWKRLKAKAPKNGPLPCPRLGHSFSLIGNRCYLFGGLANDSEDPKNNIPRYLNDLYCLELRPGSNVVGWEIPVTLGQPPPPRESHTTVVTSGHRARLIIYGGMSGCRLGDLWVLNIDSLTWSKPTLSGTAPLPRSLHSATIINNKMYVFGGWVPLVMDDVKVATHEKEWKCTNTLACLNLDTMCWETVLMDSLEENIPRARAGHCSVAINSRLYIWSGRDGYRKAWNNQVCCKDLWYLETERPCAPSRVQLVRANTLSLDVSWGPSQTADTYLLQLQKYDIPSTPAATPPAASCSPNLSAAPGASSPKSPVAVTSANQPAPLSSITLVPSPTASVPVSSLAPTTKVPTVLKVAATPGTGGGASIVTVRQATSNPPVAMTTLPAGVRMVVPANPSQGTPIGNSPQMSGMAALAAAAAATQKIPPSTATVLNVPAGTTVVKTVAVSPGSSSLPVKVASPVTMVSNPAARMLKTAAAQVGGSSVVSTPGNPGRPIITVHKSGTVTVSQQAQVVTTVVGGVTKTITLVNSPLSVGGAGALIGNIGNLGKVVSVVQTKPVQSGTVTGQAGSSPVAQIIQTKGALPAGTILKLVTSADGKQTTILSTTQTGSTPTKPTILGVSPTTSKPGTTIIKTIPLSALQGGTALTITGGNSPITFLTTKVVSPGTSGKIITTVPKISAGGQQGVTQVVLKGAPGTPGTILRTVPMSGVRLVSSGAVGTKPTVATLVVKATTGVSSLGTVTGSVSTSVAGGAIAAPSASLATPITSLATIATLASQVTTATAASEGPKQVTLITTPSGAEAQPLVQDLPVSIMASPTSEDLGSTTSTTTTTVAEGETGGTAAATVTLVCSNPPCETHDTGTTNTASVTTATIGDNNRVCSNPPCETHETGTTNTATVASASMNQKLQVSSDRTSAQQSASPSGVHLTTCSNPPCETHETGTTNTTTTAGVGGLRQVCSNPPCETHETGTTNTATTATAQQGGNSLQGDSTDPAFSDPSSSAPANQSRAVTTVTQATPTPGPSIPKISSLVGEDRAESSETVALVMPEEEEGVEPMQTESQSEDVMSSATSVLQVHVDCNKVAVQLETADSGLPQELMSSEEDRGEMVSRATTLVVTPDQLAVATATEDAAQQVTIQAVLQAAAQIGETEGSVDQSIPIVLTQQELAALVQQQLLQNFHNQPEAQHSNVPTEGLAPADSLNDPAAESNVHELTTSAVTSAVARLASTFGPTAPLIASPAKTETPAMLPEVTNGIASATGKQGVEVKSEESQWYDVGIVKVTNMVVTHYYVPYDDNVIDDDSGVVPDYSRMRKVELQPGTAYKFRVAGINICGRGAFSEVSAFKTCLPGFPGAPCAIKISKNLDGAQLTWEPPAVTSGKVIEYSVYLAIQSSQATSSGSGPAQLAFMRVYCGPNPSCLVQASSLANAHIDYTTKPAIIFRIAARNQKGYGPATQVRWLQETSKDVKPAAKRPGASDFKPVGQKKFRTDQ